The nucleotide window AAATCCAAATATAAATTTCTCTGTGATTTGATGTACCGAAAAGCGTTTCAAGCTCAAATAAAAAAGACTCTAGATATAATACTTCTTGTTTTTCTCCTCAGCTATTGGAACACGTGGATTTTTAGCAATTATCTTATCTActctctatttatttttatttttgtggaaCACTCAAAAGACTCCAAATAATGCGACAAACTTGATCTAATAAGCAATGAACAAAGATTTTGTAAGtaaaacaaaatacaatacaaaaagtgtagaataaattattttttaataattaagagttgtgtgtaaataatttttataatctaAAAGTATTATTAGGTTTATAATTTTcgttatatatatagttatagattttttttggtGTCTACCCTTTTTTTTGGTGTCTATATATAGTTATAGATTATGGTTAAGTTTGTAAGTATAGAATTTAGttacatattaaaattagtatgaataatattaattaaattgagCAGAGTGAGAAGTAGACAAAATTCACCCGACAAATCCACAAATTACAGAACACGTGTTCATTTGTGATTTGTACAACATAGTCTAATTAAGATCAGCATGTACATGTAAAAAACTTATCCTTACATGCATGTTCCACATAATAGCTCCAAGCTTACGTCTATATGCAATATAATCCATATACGTGGCTAATCCATTAGCACCAACCCCTTCTTGACATGAAATCTATTAATTCTCCACCACCACTACCTTACCTTTTTAAATCCACGTCTACAAGCACTTCATTCTCACTCTCACTACTATATCATCACCATGTTAGAAGGCAAGGCAGTGATTGGTGAGACCGACATGCTTAAAACCATGCAGCAAGATGCACTTGATTTAGCATCAAAGGCACTTGATTCCTTTGATGTCACTGACGCCATTGAGATTGCTCGCTTTATCAAGAAGGTAATAATAAACCAACTTTACTACTTCAACTCCCTTCATTATTAATAAAACTCTCACTTCCATTACTATTTCATCTATGTATTAATGTATAACTACTTTATGGTTAGATATGTTTGAGATATATCAATTCATATATTTCAATatttaaacttttgaaaaaaataatattatgacaTTAATCTTTGttgaattctaaaaaaaaaaaaatttggcataAAGCTAAAAAAAAGGCTTATATAAAAGTTGaagcaaaatttaaaaaaggttcataataaatataataacaagatatatttatttttaatgtcctAATTTTGTCAAACAAATGCTATTTTATTAGTGGATGGAAGGAGTAATTAGAAATGAACTTCAATATATTTTGAGAGTTAATTGATTTTGAACTTTGTTAGGTAGGCAATGATTTTTGTGAATAATGTGTTTTAAAATTGACCCAATAAAGTAAAAACATACTACACCCCAAATTACttacctaaatcttaatattagaataatcattCGCACATCTAGTGAATTGAACATTCGATATAtccattattcacattgtttagtattttcattatctacctatacttttctaTTGAGTTTATCATGGATATATGAAACTAATTACTAGTATTTCCTTGTTATTAGCTTAACAATAATGTTTTTGacatttatgatttttatatgATGTTGTAGGAATTTGACAAGAGTCATGGAACTGGATGGCAATGCATTGTAGGAACAGATTTTGGTTCATATGTGACACATTGTTATGGATGTTTCATCTATTTTGGAATTGGAAATTTGGCCATTTTGCTCTTTAGGGGCTCTGCTGGTCCTGAGGCACAGGAAAATCACTTCTCAGCAATAGAGGCAGCAAAACCATAACAACTTTCTTTTATtacttctatttttaattttcatattgttTCTTGGTCATTACTTTTATAAATTTCTTTGTTAATGTGCTGTTGAAGATTCGGAGATGAAAATTTTTGTAGTAGTTTACTAAAATCATCACTTAGCCaaatttagatatattatttGTATTGCAAGAGATCTAGACTTGTGTATGTTAAGAAGTAAGAATGATTTTTAAATCATTATGGatacttttttataattaattttgtaactatgaaaatttaaattttaattggtATGTGTTATTACAGATATAAAAATATTCtgcattattaattaatcatatataCCAAGGATttggataaatttttaaataatggaTAAAAGAGTTAGCTATAATTATTAACATGACTATATATGATTGAATGATATTGTAAAGTTATTACATAtaccaaattaaattagatcCATTGAATATATTcttagattaatatttttttaaatatacaaaataaaaaaaacattttaccgaaaaataaagaaaagaaatatatctgtcaaaaataaaaataattaagtttGATTAATTCATCCATTCACTAAAACAAGTATTGAGAGTTTAAATTATATTCTTTACCGTGATGGATCCAGAAAATTTTGATAATGGGAGcgaaatatatataacatgataataatttttataataaaaatattatgtttacataaaaaattagttatcaaattATCTACTATAAATTTGTGTATGAATACAcatattatttaacttatttttaatgtgtattttgtatttcaaaatttgtattttaagatttattctgtacaagtaattattttatgtatatatagccAACTTTCATACAATTAGCTCTTGATGATATTCGTAGTTgaaaaaattcatttaattagtgtagttattatgaaaaaaattaaaactaattttaaaagaagaaatacaAATGGATAGATAATATTCTTTCGAGTTGATTTCTAAAAAAGAACAtcaatcttatttaaatttaaaacttgaTCATTATAATGGACATTTAATATGAAGTTCTCAAATTGACTATCAAGTGTcgaaagttaaataaaaaattattgtgaggtcaaatttaataatttaatgggagcaaataaatattattattatatactactcAATAAAATTCCAAATTATAGTGGGTAAAAGAAAAATGACAAAAGATTTT belongs to Arachis duranensis cultivar V14167 chromosome 8, aradu.V14167.gnm2.J7QH, whole genome shotgun sequence and includes:
- the LOC107462537 gene encoding uncharacterized protein LOC107462537, with protein sequence MLEGKAVIGETDMLKTMQQDALDLASKALDSFDVTDAIEIARFIKKEFDKSHGTGWQCIVGTDFGSYVTHCYGCFIYFGIGNLAILLFRGSAGPEAQENHFSAIEAAKP